Proteins found in one Gimesia chilikensis genomic segment:
- a CDS encoding carbon-nitrogen hydrolase family protein gives MIIAGVQMDIALMEKTDNLHRIIAKMHETASEGAELTVFPECALTGYCFDSLQEAVPLAETIPGPTTKTLQQVCRELNQTVAIGMLEQAPHGVYNSAVMITREGVLGKYRKIHLPYLGVDRFATPGDRGFEVLEHPSARIGLNICYDSAFPESSRVMTLQQADLIILPTNWPTGADCVAEHAINTRAMENGIFYCAINRVGEERGFQFIGKSRICGPAGETLATSTGREEEILYATFDPERARNKRVDRVPDKHVIDRLADRRPEMYGLIVEPHGLKPPHRD, from the coding sequence ATGATTATAGCCGGCGTCCAGATGGATATCGCCCTGATGGAGAAAACGGATAATCTCCATCGAATTATCGCAAAAATGCACGAAACTGCTTCCGAGGGAGCGGAACTGACCGTGTTCCCCGAGTGTGCACTGACCGGCTACTGCTTTGACAGCCTGCAGGAAGCAGTGCCACTGGCTGAAACGATTCCAGGCCCCACAACGAAAACATTACAGCAGGTCTGCCGTGAGTTGAATCAGACCGTTGCGATTGGAATGCTCGAACAGGCTCCGCATGGAGTTTATAACTCGGCAGTAATGATTACGCGTGAAGGTGTGCTCGGCAAATATCGAAAAATTCATCTGCCTTATCTCGGAGTCGACCGCTTCGCGACTCCCGGCGATCGGGGATTCGAGGTCTTAGAACACCCATCCGCACGTATCGGTTTGAATATCTGCTATGACAGTGCGTTTCCAGAGTCATCCCGGGTCATGACACTCCAGCAGGCTGATCTGATTATCCTGCCTACCAACTGGCCCACCGGAGCAGACTGCGTGGCCGAGCATGCCATCAACACACGGGCCATGGAAAACGGAATTTTCTATTGTGCTATCAATCGGGTCGGTGAAGAGCGAGGCTTCCAGTTCATCGGCAAAAGCCGCATCTGCGGTCCCGCCGGCGAAACTCTGGCCACTTCAACGGGGAGAGAGGAAGAAATTCTGTATGCCACCTTCGACCCGGAGCGTGCCCGCAACAAACGCGTTGACCGTGTCCCGGATAAACACGTGATTGATCGCCTGGCGGATCGTCGTCCTGAAATGTACGGACTGATCGTCGAGCCCCACGGATTAAAACCTCCCCACCGTGATTGA
- a CDS encoding lactate racemase domain-containing protein codes for MEQPHQTLTEQEVIQWFEENLPVEDYRNKSILLIIPDATRTAPLPLLFSTFHRLLSPVAKQIDVLVALGTHPPMPEKDICRLLGISESARQAEYKDVGLYNHEWDNPERLTEIGTLTKEDTKAISEGLLEMEVPVTINSRIRDYDMLQIMGPVFPHEVVGFSGGSKYFFPGISGPDLLNFFHWLGALITNVGIIGVKHTPVREVVNRSAAMIPNEKRCITFVVAPDSSLYGLFYGTPESAWESAANLSGQIHIKRKPKPFKQVLSCAPLMYDELWVAGKCMYKLEPVVADGGELIIYAPHMKEISVTHGKLISEVGYHVRDYFTKQWDQFKDYPWGILAHSTHVRGTGTFEDGIERPRVQVTLASQIPPELCEKINLGYRDPDTIDVESFADREDEGILLVRKAGEHLYRLENE; via the coding sequence ATGGAACAACCTCACCAGACCCTCACCGAACAGGAAGTCATTCAATGGTTCGAAGAGAACCTTCCCGTTGAAGACTATCGCAATAAAAGTATTCTGCTCATTATCCCGGATGCAACCCGCACCGCACCTCTGCCTCTCTTGTTTTCAACATTCCATCGCCTGTTAAGTCCTGTTGCCAAACAGATCGATGTGCTGGTTGCCCTGGGCACGCACCCCCCCATGCCCGAGAAAGACATCTGCCGCCTGCTGGGAATCTCAGAATCGGCCCGCCAGGCAGAATACAAAGACGTGGGACTGTATAACCACGAGTGGGACAACCCCGAACGTCTGACTGAGATTGGTACGCTCACCAAAGAAGATACCAAAGCCATCTCCGAAGGCCTGCTGGAAATGGAAGTCCCTGTGACGATCAATTCCCGCATCCGGGATTACGATATGCTCCAGATTATGGGGCCCGTCTTCCCACATGAAGTCGTCGGTTTCTCCGGTGGCAGCAAATATTTCTTCCCGGGAATCTCCGGTCCGGACCTGTTGAACTTCTTCCACTGGCTGGGCGCCCTGATTACCAACGTGGGAATTATTGGCGTCAAACATACACCGGTACGCGAAGTCGTAAACCGTTCTGCTGCAATGATCCCTAACGAGAAACGCTGTATCACCTTCGTCGTCGCTCCAGACAGTTCGCTCTACGGCTTGTTTTACGGAACCCCGGAATCGGCCTGGGAATCGGCCGCCAACCTCTCCGGCCAGATTCACATCAAACGCAAGCCGAAGCCATTCAAGCAGGTACTCTCCTGTGCTCCCCTGATGTACGATGAACTCTGGGTAGCCGGAAAATGTATGTACAAGTTGGAACCAGTCGTCGCTGATGGAGGCGAACTGATCATTTACGCCCCGCACATGAAGGAAATTTCGGTCACTCATGGCAAGCTGATTTCTGAAGTTGGCTACCATGTCCGCGACTACTTCACCAAACAGTGGGACCAGTTTAAGGACTACCCCTGGGGCATCCTGGCCCATTCGACTCACGTCCGTGGTACAGGAACATTCGAAGACGGCATCGAACGGCCCCGGGTGCAGGTGACTCTGGCTTCCCAGATTCCTCCCGAACTCTGCGAGAAAATCAATCTCGGCTATCGTGACCCCGATACGATCGATGTCGAATCATTCGCAGACCGGGAAGACGAAGGTATCCTCCTGGTAAGGAAAGCAGGAGAGCATCTTTACCGTCTGGAAAATGAATAA
- the hisN gene encoding histidinol-phosphatase, which translates to MTIHSEQFELKARLELALTASEKASELILKYYQSPELKVDRKSDDSPVTIADRGAEELLREEITMAFPDDSIMGEELPPVEGSNAFKWILDPIDGTKPFTQGVPLFGTLLGLEENGKLVMGVCRFPALDEVVYAIKGDGAWWKIRDQEPRRARVSEKTQLSDAVFCTTTMTRWETIGKQKAYENLCRNSYLARGWGDCYGHMLVATGRAEVMVDPVLSPWDAAALLPILEEAGGHWIDFDGKPSIYTGNGMAVNDALKDEVLQIIAQN; encoded by the coding sequence ATGACTATTCACTCAGAACAATTTGAACTGAAAGCCCGCCTGGAACTTGCTTTGACCGCCTCTGAAAAGGCCAGCGAGCTCATCCTCAAATACTATCAGTCACCTGAACTGAAGGTAGATCGCAAGTCAGACGACTCACCGGTCACGATCGCCGACCGTGGGGCAGAGGAATTGTTGCGGGAAGAAATCACCATGGCGTTCCCTGACGACAGCATCATGGGTGAGGAATTACCGCCGGTCGAAGGTTCAAACGCATTCAAGTGGATTCTGGATCCGATTGACGGCACCAAACCGTTCACACAGGGCGTCCCCCTCTTCGGAACCCTGCTGGGTCTGGAAGAAAACGGTAAACTCGTCATGGGTGTCTGCCGATTCCCCGCTCTGGACGAAGTCGTCTATGCGATCAAAGGGGATGGGGCCTGGTGGAAAATCCGTGACCAGGAACCACGACGCGCCCGGGTTTCAGAGAAAACGCAACTCTCTGATGCCGTATTCTGTACCACCACCATGACTCGCTGGGAAACCATCGGTAAGCAGAAGGCCTATGAAAACCTCTGTCGCAATTCCTACCTCGCTCGAGGCTGGGGCGACTGCTACGGCCACATGCTGGTGGCCACCGGTCGTGCCGAAGTGATGGTGGATCCCGTCTTGAGCCCCTGGGATGCTGCTGCTTTGCTGCCCATCCTGGAAGAAGCCGGCGGTCACTGGATTGACTTTGATGGCAAACCTTCAATTTATACTGGCAACGGAATGGCCGTCAACGACGCTCTCAAAGACGAAGTCCTGCAGATTATTGCCCAGAATTAG
- a CDS encoding YfhO family protein — MKSRLFQNVIAALILLIVSGVCFQVLVNHPADVLVGVQNQGYNDTTNQFIGFKDYQRECLQQFNQFPYWNPWSLLGMPWVGNPQASLFYPVNWIFFFLNAASTISWVLVLHHWWAGWGAYLLGRKYRLNFFSALLSGIVFLAAPYFVAKTGEGHFTSVTQIAWFPWILYAFELLRTGSKKAVPFLVVVISLAFFCGHVQELYYLLLFLTAAIVIESILELFSKKKPIESEQGTQTELEETSRPGLWLKGWLTGGLLTAGLVAIDLIPVFIYTKQAVRSSGIDLASLSAGSLNAASLLQLLDPFVWGKPDQYAGPGTFYWEAICSFGCLPLLLAIVGVLSSFQQRVVIRLTLIGLIAFLLAFGPELPFYKLFYQLIPGASMFRIPGRQLWICTLVVAMLAGFGSQWISLLYQNSKGRTIRLLAGIAVVAVLPILIYLIFKSAGSLKVSLAPDKMFNIQAGYLLTALLGISIAIFLTSLSRKAALGGLVILCLICTGELSVYSNHILCTIPQSSIRRETEIVQFLKNNLGQHRVLADQHLLSDREAWKNQLLKVQGYEPVPLVRLGLLAAATFNQPNAATVMAGFDSPQLEKAEPQLLDLMSIKYAVLRTSEPVKLEGWKTVLQGQVPAEYTLRGSKPRQIPFQIIENQNPLPRAYLVGQTRALQDEESSKKIVAAISKVKPRDEVLLRQDVLPKGDRQAFQPASILENSPNLLSLQADLDAPGYLVLSDIYYPGWTARVGQQELPVLPADFSLRAIPLPPGQHQVQLSFVPPGFQIGRVISLTALAILCILLVKAFRSDSKPQAD, encoded by the coding sequence ATGAAGTCCAGACTGTTTCAAAATGTGATCGCGGCCTTGATTCTGTTAATCGTTTCAGGAGTCTGTTTTCAGGTACTCGTGAATCACCCGGCAGATGTCCTGGTGGGTGTGCAGAACCAGGGATATAACGACACAACCAACCAGTTCATCGGCTTCAAAGACTATCAGCGCGAGTGCCTCCAGCAATTCAACCAGTTTCCTTACTGGAATCCCTGGTCATTGCTGGGCATGCCCTGGGTGGGAAACCCACAGGCATCCCTGTTCTACCCGGTCAACTGGATATTCTTTTTCCTCAATGCGGCTTCTACGATCAGCTGGGTACTGGTTCTACATCACTGGTGGGCCGGTTGGGGCGCGTATCTGCTCGGTAGAAAATATCGGTTGAATTTCTTCAGTGCACTGCTCTCAGGGATTGTTTTCCTGGCAGCTCCTTACTTTGTTGCCAAAACGGGCGAAGGGCACTTCACGTCTGTCACACAAATCGCCTGGTTCCCCTGGATCTTGTACGCTTTCGAACTCCTGCGCACAGGTAGTAAAAAAGCGGTTCCCTTCCTGGTTGTTGTGATCTCTCTTGCATTTTTCTGTGGTCACGTCCAGGAGCTCTATTATCTGCTGCTGTTCCTCACAGCTGCGATTGTCATTGAATCGATCCTCGAACTTTTTTCTAAAAAGAAACCAATTGAAAGCGAGCAGGGTACCCAAACCGAACTGGAAGAAACAAGTAGACCAGGTCTCTGGCTTAAAGGCTGGCTGACAGGGGGTCTGTTAACAGCAGGGCTTGTCGCCATTGATCTGATCCCCGTGTTCATCTATACGAAACAGGCAGTCCGCTCCAGCGGAATTGACCTGGCCAGCCTCAGCGCAGGTAGCCTGAATGCAGCCAGTCTGCTGCAACTGCTTGATCCGTTCGTCTGGGGAAAACCGGACCAGTATGCTGGCCCCGGAACCTTTTACTGGGAAGCGATCTGCTCCTTTGGGTGCCTGCCTCTGCTACTGGCAATCGTGGGAGTTTTAAGTTCTTTTCAACAACGGGTCGTGATCCGACTGACCCTGATTGGACTGATCGCCTTTCTGCTGGCGTTCGGCCCCGAACTTCCATTTTATAAGTTGTTTTATCAACTGATTCCCGGGGCATCGATGTTTCGAATTCCTGGTCGTCAGCTATGGATCTGCACCCTGGTCGTCGCAATGCTGGCCGGTTTTGGATCTCAATGGATTTCGCTGTTGTATCAGAACTCAAAAGGTCGAACCATACGGCTGCTTGCTGGAATCGCTGTTGTTGCAGTTCTACCAATCCTGATCTATCTGATATTTAAGTCTGCAGGGAGTCTTAAAGTCAGTCTGGCTCCAGACAAGATGTTCAACATCCAGGCAGGCTACCTGCTGACAGCCCTGCTAGGCATCTCGATTGCTATTTTTCTCACCAGCCTCTCACGAAAAGCCGCTTTGGGAGGACTCGTGATCCTCTGCCTGATCTGTACCGGAGAACTCTCGGTCTATTCAAACCACATCCTGTGCACGATCCCTCAATCATCCATCCGGAGAGAGACAGAAATCGTCCAATTCCTGAAGAACAACCTGGGGCAACACCGTGTCCTGGCTGACCAGCACCTGTTGAGTGATCGTGAAGCCTGGAAAAATCAACTCTTAAAAGTTCAAGGTTACGAACCAGTGCCCCTGGTACGACTCGGGCTTCTGGCAGCCGCCACATTCAATCAACCCAATGCAGCAACAGTGATGGCAGGATTCGACTCGCCGCAACTTGAAAAAGCGGAACCACAGCTACTTGACCTGATGAGTATCAAATATGCCGTATTGAGAACCAGCGAGCCCGTTAAGCTGGAAGGTTGGAAGACGGTTCTACAGGGTCAGGTGCCTGCGGAATACACTCTCAGGGGATCAAAGCCACGCCAGATTCCCTTCCAGATTATCGAAAACCAAAACCCGCTTCCCCGCGCTTACCTGGTCGGACAAACCCGTGCTCTTCAGGACGAGGAGTCCAGTAAGAAAATCGTAGCAGCCATTTCGAAAGTCAAACCACGTGATGAGGTTTTACTGAGACAGGATGTCCTCCCCAAGGGAGACAGACAGGCATTTCAACCGGCTTCCATCCTGGAAAACAGCCCCAATTTACTGAGTCTTCAAGCGGATCTTGACGCGCCGGGCTACCTGGTTCTGTCCGACATTTATTACCCCGGCTGGACTGCCAGAGTCGGTCAGCAGGAACTACCAGTCCTGCCCGCGGATTTCTCTTTGAGAGCGATTCCTCTGCCTCCTGGCCAGCATCAGGTTCAACTGAGCTTTGTTCCGCCCGGCTTTCAGATTGGTCGTGTCATTTCTTTAACCGCCCTGGCAATATTATGCATTCTGCTGGTGAAAGCATTCCGTTCAGACTCTAAACCGCAAGCCGATTAA
- a CDS encoding DEAD/DEAH box helicase — MTLAELLENQFRADIRFRGAAYIEAERVELTRVTADHVFAVVRDGVEYQTQLSRDDGNLKTYCTCDQFQKFNVCKHLWASILAVDVAGYLTGSVKPGYIPPFIIENTPIAFDEDDDDYDFSMPSDFELGSGRSRKSKSSGEQSTAVTSRPRLREWETKLVELKNDFALAPVLSKTTQQEREIFYEIDVEESQESGQLVVQTSQRQRRANGQWGKLKPLKLKVGQLQEVEHEDDRRILAYLSGGTPERTNWRAQQTETQMAAFRYRVPYELCELILPLMCGTGHVRYLERQPDDVDSLVWDGEHAWEFRMGVEHDRKESTWKLNGHLKREDDTLEITDARLIVAGGLVLTRDKITPLEDYDAFPWIKMIQMNETIEVDEGEQQELVDRLLDMPVLPRLELPEELHLEEITCDPSPELLIHSPQKKRWQQDRLYGEIHFNYLDHLVSGSSTQWAIVDRQEKRCILRNREKESKAWTLLQDSGFRRLLDRRIQGRDVEIAARDLGGAVRELINAGWVVRADGKQVHQPSNMMFKVQSGIDWFELHADIDFEGQTVKFPELLSALARGDSSIRLDDGSLGILPEEWIEQYGILAGLAVTDEEHLRFAPNQVALLDALLSSQEFVETDAKFDEMRDKIRNFSGIALDKEPAGFEGGLRKYQLEGLGWLQFLQDFHFGGCLADDMGLGKTVQLLALLLRRKKDREGHLPSLAVVPKSLMFNWMQEAAKFTPELKVVEYAGGDRGKLIDSLEEYDLVLTTYGTMRRDITQIKDIQFDYAVLDEAQMIKNSGSQVAKASRLLQAKHRIALSGTPVENHLGDLWSIFEFLNPGMLGRSSVFKAYTNDIEDKNARLLLGNALRPFILRRTKEQVANELPDKVEQTLYCDMGKDQTRLYDELRQHYRDSILGMVESKGLGKTKIHVLEALLRLRQAACHPALLERGRALDASAKMDVLIPHLEELIEEGHKALVFSQFTSMLSIVQEHLDQKEIVYEYLDGQTRDRKERVDRFQTDKDCGVFLISLKAGGLGLNLTAADYVFILDPWWNPAVETQAIDRAHRVGQTKRVFAYKLICRNTVEEKITELQQQKRELADAILEENQSVLKNLSSEDLELLLS, encoded by the coding sequence ATGACGTTAGCAGAATTACTGGAAAATCAATTTCGTGCGGACATTCGTTTCCGTGGAGCGGCTTACATTGAAGCCGAACGGGTTGAGCTGACGCGCGTGACCGCAGACCATGTGTTTGCGGTAGTCAGAGACGGTGTAGAGTATCAGACTCAGCTGTCCCGCGATGACGGTAATCTGAAGACCTATTGCACCTGCGATCAGTTTCAGAAGTTCAACGTCTGTAAACATCTCTGGGCTTCTATTCTGGCGGTGGATGTAGCAGGATACCTGACCGGTTCGGTCAAGCCTGGATACATTCCTCCCTTCATCATCGAAAATACGCCGATTGCTTTCGATGAAGATGATGACGACTACGATTTCTCAATGCCCTCCGATTTCGAGCTGGGCAGTGGTCGATCGCGCAAATCCAAGTCAAGTGGAGAGCAGTCGACGGCTGTGACTTCCCGTCCTCGTCTGCGTGAGTGGGAAACGAAACTGGTCGAGCTGAAAAATGATTTCGCCCTGGCGCCGGTCCTGTCCAAAACCACACAACAGGAACGTGAGATCTTCTACGAAATTGATGTTGAAGAGAGTCAGGAATCTGGACAACTGGTTGTGCAGACTTCACAGCGTCAGCGAAGAGCTAACGGTCAGTGGGGCAAGCTGAAGCCACTCAAGCTCAAAGTCGGCCAGTTGCAGGAAGTCGAACATGAAGACGACCGCCGGATTCTGGCATACCTCTCCGGCGGGACACCAGAGCGAACCAACTGGCGAGCACAGCAAACCGAAACACAAATGGCTGCATTCCGCTATCGGGTGCCGTATGAACTTTGTGAGCTGATTCTTCCACTGATGTGCGGTACAGGACACGTGCGCTACCTGGAGCGACAGCCTGATGACGTCGATTCCCTGGTCTGGGACGGCGAACATGCCTGGGAATTCCGGATGGGAGTTGAGCATGACCGCAAAGAATCGACGTGGAAGCTGAATGGTCATCTGAAGCGAGAAGACGATACTCTGGAAATCACAGATGCACGTCTGATTGTCGCGGGGGGACTGGTACTGACCCGCGATAAAATCACACCTCTGGAAGATTACGATGCATTTCCCTGGATCAAAATGATTCAGATGAATGAGACAATTGAAGTCGATGAAGGCGAGCAGCAGGAACTGGTAGACCGCCTGCTGGATATGCCTGTCCTGCCCCGACTGGAACTGCCTGAAGAGCTGCATCTGGAAGAGATCACCTGCGACCCCAGTCCGGAGTTGCTGATTCATTCTCCACAGAAGAAACGCTGGCAGCAGGATCGCCTGTATGGCGAGATTCATTTTAATTATCTGGATCATCTGGTCTCGGGAAGCAGTACCCAGTGGGCGATTGTGGATCGCCAGGAAAAACGCTGTATTCTGCGAAACCGCGAAAAAGAATCGAAAGCCTGGACACTGTTGCAGGACAGTGGTTTCCGTCGCCTGCTGGATCGTCGGATTCAGGGACGCGATGTGGAAATTGCGGCCCGTGATCTGGGTGGTGCTGTTCGTGAATTGATCAATGCCGGCTGGGTGGTTCGCGCCGATGGCAAACAGGTCCATCAGCCATCCAACATGATGTTCAAGGTCCAGTCAGGAATTGACTGGTTTGAACTGCACGCAGATATCGATTTTGAAGGTCAGACGGTTAAGTTCCCTGAGCTGTTATCGGCACTGGCCCGCGGTGATTCATCGATTCGACTCGATGATGGCTCACTGGGGATCCTGCCGGAAGAGTGGATCGAACAGTACGGCATTCTGGCCGGATTGGCGGTCACAGATGAAGAGCATCTTCGGTTCGCTCCCAATCAGGTGGCGCTGCTGGACGCTTTACTGAGTTCACAGGAATTTGTTGAGACAGACGCCAAATTCGATGAAATGCGGGATAAGATCCGGAACTTTTCAGGGATTGCCCTGGATAAAGAACCAGCCGGATTCGAAGGGGGCTTGCGCAAGTATCAGCTCGAAGGTTTAGGCTGGTTGCAGTTCCTGCAGGACTTCCACTTTGGTGGGTGTCTGGCTGATGACATGGGTCTTGGTAAAACGGTTCAGCTGCTGGCCCTGTTATTACGTCGTAAGAAGGACCGGGAAGGACATCTGCCTTCACTGGCTGTCGTTCCCAAGTCGCTGATGTTCAACTGGATGCAGGAAGCCGCCAAGTTTACGCCTGAGTTGAAAGTTGTCGAGTATGCAGGCGGGGATCGAGGCAAACTGATCGATTCGCTGGAAGAGTACGATCTGGTATTAACGACCTATGGTACGATGCGTCGCGATATTACTCAGATCAAGGATATCCAGTTCGATTATGCTGTCCTGGATGAAGCCCAGATGATTAAGAACTCGGGGTCGCAGGTTGCGAAAGCATCGCGGCTGCTGCAGGCGAAACATCGAATCGCATTGAGTGGTACACCAGTCGAGAACCATCTGGGAGATCTGTGGTCGATCTTCGAGTTTCTCAATCCCGGCATGCTGGGACGCAGTTCGGTGTTCAAAGCTTACACCAACGACATCGAAGATAAGAATGCCCGGCTCCTCCTGGGGAACGCGTTGCGACCCTTCATTCTGCGACGAACCAAGGAACAGGTGGCTAACGAACTGCCCGACAAAGTTGAGCAGACGCTCTACTGCGATATGGGCAAAGATCAGACCCGTCTTTACGACGAACTCCGACAGCATTACCGGGACTCAATCCTGGGAATGGTCGAATCCAAGGGCCTGGGGAAAACCAAAATCCATGTGCTGGAAGCACTGCTCCGGCTGCGACAGGCAGCCTGCCACCCTGCTCTGCTGGAGCGGGGCCGTGCACTGGATGCTTCGGCCAAGATGGATGTGTTGATTCCACACCTGGAAGAACTGATCGAAGAAGGTCACAAGGCCCTCGTCTTTTCACAGTTCACCAGCATGCTGTCGATCGTGCAGGAACACCTGGATCAGAAAGAGATCGTCTACGAATACCTGGATGGACAGACACGCGATCGTAAAGAACGCGTCGATCGATTCCAGACCGATAAAGACTGTGGTGTGTTCCTGATCAGTCTCAAGGCTGGTGGTTTGGGACTCAACCTGACCGCTGCGGATTACGTCTTCATTCTGGATCCCTGGTGGAACCCGGCCGTGGAGACGCAGGCGATCGACCGGGCACACCGTGTCGGGCAGACCAAACGGGTATTTGCCTACAAGCTGATCTGTCGCAATACGGTGGAAGAAAAGATCACCGAGTTACAGCAGCAGAAACGCGAACTGGCCGATGCGATCCTGGAAGAAAACCAGAGCGTCCTCAAGAACCTGTCCAGCGAAGATCTCGAACTGCTGCTCTCTTAA
- a CDS encoding metal-dependent hydrolase yields the protein MAGYTEHISVSGLLGVVYGSVGSLFLGFTPTQGILAGVLTWVGGMLPDLDSETGRPIKELFSLTAAVASFMAMRCMIRKGADPDDAILMAVVTYAGVRYGGSAILSKFAVHRGMFHSIPALIITGEAVFLSYISDSFAVKFLMAGGISLGFLSHLVLDEVYSVERKGVTIRLKKSAGSALKWFGNGLFGNAVAYAILLTMTYITLVDSGVLIPPPQQANPIEKSEPPVQQALPFKTTERL from the coding sequence ATGGCCGGCTATACGGAGCACATCAGCGTCAGTGGGTTATTGGGAGTCGTTTACGGCTCTGTAGGCTCCCTCTTTCTGGGCTTCACCCCGACTCAGGGTATCCTGGCAGGAGTGCTGACCTGGGTAGGCGGTATGCTGCCAGACCTCGATTCTGAAACGGGACGGCCCATCAAGGAACTGTTCAGCCTGACTGCCGCCGTAGCTTCCTTTATGGCCATGCGCTGTATGATTCGCAAAGGGGCAGATCCCGATGATGCGATCCTGATGGCAGTCGTTACTTATGCAGGAGTTCGTTACGGCGGTTCAGCAATCCTCTCGAAATTTGCAGTACACCGGGGCATGTTTCACAGCATCCCCGCTCTGATTATCACCGGAGAAGCCGTCTTCCTCTCCTACATCAGTGATTCCTTCGCTGTGAAATTTCTGATGGCCGGTGGTATCTCACTGGGCTTTCTCTCCCATCTCGTTCTGGACGAGGTTTACAGCGTGGAACGCAAAGGGGTTACTATCCGTCTGAAAAAATCTGCAGGGAGTGCACTGAAATGGTTTGGGAACGGATTGTTTGGTAACGCGGTCGCCTATGCAATCCTGCTCACCATGACTTATATCACTCTCGTCGATTCGGGTGTGCTGATTCCCCCACCGCAACAGGCAAATCCGATTGAAAAATCAGAACCACCAGTTCAGCAGGCTTTGCCTTTTAAGACCACAGAGCGTCTCTAA